A genomic stretch from Musa acuminata AAA Group cultivar baxijiao unplaced genomic scaffold, Cavendish_Baxijiao_AAA HiC_scaffold_1138, whole genome shotgun sequence includes:
- the LOC135671274 gene encoding calmodulin-binding protein 25-like — MSMAENCSVLDPWMHRTESAWINEAFARDNEALTRALQISLSDTSSSASHDTLSSVAATTSTSRTPVLPPRYQVTSPLGDVAALRGRNPLAPTPAGRISKRRLRPSKRAPTTYINADPAHFREMVQRVTGVRLDGDLAEPLVKPEPVRPAVVGARAVLQQTHLPTLDTSAFLLDRDEGSSFGPAADVPASDFDGLLPTLSSLDSWGVM, encoded by the coding sequence ATGAGCATGGCGGAGAATTGCTCGGTGCTCGATCCGTGGATGCACCGAACGGAGTCGGCGTGGATCAACGAGGCCTTCGCCCGCGACAACGAGGCCCTCACGCGAGCCCTCCAGATCTCCCTCTCCGACACCTCCTCCTCAGCTTCCCACGACACCCTCTCCTCCGTCGCCGCCACCACCTCCACCTCCCGCACCCCCGTCCTTCCCCCTCGATACCAAGTCACTTCCCCTCTCGGAGACGTCGCCGCCCTCCGCGGCCGGAACCCGCTGGCGCCCACCCCGGCGGGGAGGATCTCGAAGCGGAGGTTGCGCCCGTCTAAGCGAGCGCCCACCACCTACATCAACGCTGACCCGGCCCACTTCCGGGAGATGGTGCAGCGGGTCACCGGCGTCCGGCTGGACGGGGATCTGGCCGAGCCGCTGGTGAAGCCAGAGCCGGTGCGGCCGGCGGTGGTGGGCGCCCGCGCGGTCCTGCAGCAGACCCACCTGCCCACGCTCGACACCTCGGCGTTCTTGCTGGACCGGGACGAGGGCAGCTCGTTCGGGCCGGCTGCCGACGTGCCGGCTTCTGACTTCGACGGGCTGCTCCCGACCCTTTCGTCCCTCGACTCGTGGGGCGTCATGTAA